A genomic region of Candidatus Micrarchaeia archaeon contains the following coding sequences:
- a CDS encoding ABC transporter ATP-binding protein: MKENLLKIENVKKRFLLGEIPVDALRGVSLEIKEGELISIVGPSGSGKSTLLNIIGLLTEPTEGQIILEGKDISKLNEDERAYLRGKKLGFVFQTFNLIPTFSSVENVAVPMMFYGYSKEERTKTAEELLRKVGLSHRLNSRPSQLSGGERQRVAIARALANEPDIILADEPTGNLDSESGKSILDLFLKLNKEGKTIILVTHDPRIPKLTKRTIHIKDGLIDKEVNKK, from the coding sequence ATGAAAGAAAATTTATTAAAAATCGAAAATGTTAAAAAAAGATTTTTGCTTGGTGAAATTCCAGTCGATGCTTTGAGAGGAGTATCATTAGAAATAAAAGAAGGAGAATTAATTAGTATTGTAGGACCATCTGGGAGTGGAAAATCTACCTTATTAAATATTATTGGATTATTAACAGAACCTACAGAAGGACAGATAATATTAGAAGGAAAAGATATATCTAAATTAAATGAGGATGAAAGAGCATATTTAAGAGGAAAAAAACTTGGTTTTGTTTTTCAAACATTTAATTTAATACCTACTTTTAGTTCAGTAGAAAATGTAGCAGTTCCTATGATGTTTTATGGTTATTCTAAAGAAGAAAGAACAAAAACAGCAGAAGAATTATTAAGAAAAGTTGGTTTAAGTCATAGATTAAATAGCAGACCATCTCAATTAAGCGGAGGTGAAAGGCAAAGAGTTGCAATTGCAAGAGCATTAGCAAATGAACCGGATATAATTTTAGCAGATGAACCAACTGGAAATTTAGATTCAGAATCAGGAAAATCTATTTTAGATTTATTTTTAAAATTAAATAAAGAAGGAAAAACAATTATTTTGGTTACACATGATCCAAGAATACCAAAATTAACAAAAAGAACAATTCATATTAAAGATGGTTTAATAGATAAAGAGGTGAATAAAAAATGA